In the Acropora muricata isolate sample 2 chromosome 10, ASM3666990v1, whole genome shotgun sequence genome, one interval contains:
- the LOC136931481 gene encoding negative elongation factor B-like gives MAGFDQAGLPGTEFILNGLNNAQDFEVVNFVEHFQQENSIMLPSLQSALPFLDLHGVRRLEFNKFVMDNLREKLLEQLKKLEAEKLQALLDQSFPFIHVPHLRPVVIEVMKYLPKVPEECLEQLANDPKLYEDCAIEVKRQIWVKHHALFGDAVGPLLNQYVEAKYNVLFSTEPVNSHTFFSVPSKTRRQNTVVQSLAKMIGKSLELYNLVLQFLRTLFLRTKEVHYCTLRSELLMAVHDLEIKDIKDIDPCHKFTWCLDACIRERVIEGKRTKELQGFLDHAKHSEEQVLGDIAMILCDPFAINTVCISVVKQLQRLVNAELLPRSSSDVSFLLRVLNLGVSAWEMISNQHFTEIALSGELVHKFLPFLMSLMVDSNLHSIGNKTCDTDENGAAAEGPLQFLGYFVEITSTNSVAFTLAWCYLLHVIKQKDRHTLMTILPWYVGCCQDRFIDDVSLHTLISSLAAWHEEFSHGDFCELVFDQFLVPLVSHSSILRHTLRLLWYVVPKMDPQKVVNILTITQPSSEHNEAIHDLHGLLIERVASFNALTPSSSSVDQPSSASSLSSSHSPLEYIQPAST, from the exons ATGGCTGGATTTGACCAAGCAGGATTGCCCGGAACAGAGTTTATTCTGAATGGACTCAACAACGCTCAAGATTTCGAAGTTGTCAACTTTGTAGAGCACTTTCAACAGGAAAATAGCATCATGCTTCCTTCTTTACAGTCTGCTCTGCCATTTTTGGATCTTCACGGTGTTCGTAGATTGGAGTTCAACAAGTTTGTGATGGATAACTTAAGAGAAAAATTGTTGGAACAATTGAAAAAGCTGGAAGCTGAAAAGCTTCAGGCGCTCCTTGATCAAAGCTTTCCTTTTATTCACGTGCCTCATCTTAGACCCGTTGTCATAGAAGTGATGAAATATCTTCCAAAAGTTCCGGAGGAATGTCTCGAACAGCTCGCAAACGATCCAAAGTTGTACGAGGATTGTGCAATCGAAGTGAAAAGGCAGATCTGGGTGAAACACCATGCTCTATTTGGCGATGCTGTGGGACCATTGTTGAATCAATATGTTGAAGCAAAGTACAATGTCTTGTTCTCCACAGAACCAGTCAACTCACACACTTTCTTTTCAGTACCATCCAAAACAAGGAGGCAAAATACTGTTGTACAGAGCTTAGCAAAGATGATTGGCAAGTCCCTGGAACTTTATAATCTTGTTTTGCAATTTCTTAGAACACTGTTTCTGAGAACAAAGGAGGTACACTATTGTACACTAAGATCAGAACTCCTTATGGCTGTCCATGATCTTGAAATTAAGGACATCAAAGATATAGATCCATGTCATAAATTTACGTGGTGTTTGGATGCTTGTATTCGAGAGAGAGTGATTGAAGGAAAAAGGACAAAAGAGTTGCAGGGTTTTCTGGATCATGCTAAACACAGTGAAGAACAGGTTCTTGG GGACATTGCAATGATTCTTTGTGACCCATTTGCAATTAATACAGTTTGCATAAGTGTTGTCAAACAACTACAAAGATTGGTTAATGCAGAGTTGTTACCAAGA TCATCTTCAGATGTAAGTTTTCTTCTGCGTGTGTTAAACTTGGGAGTGAGTGCTTGGGAGATGATTAGCAACCAACACTTTACAGAAATTGCTCTT AGTGGTGAACTGGTGCACAAGTTCTTGCCGTTTCTCATGTCGTTAATGGTGGATAGCAATCTTCACTCTATTGGTAATAAAACCTGTGACACAGATGAAAATGGTGCAGCAGCAGAGGGACCTTTGCAATTCTTGGGTTATTTTGTAGAAATCACTTCAACAAACTCTGTGGCCTTCACTTTGGCCTGGTGTTATCTTCTTCATGTTATTAAGCAGAAGGACAG ACATACTCTAATGACCATACTACCTTGGTATGTGGGCTGCTGTCAGGATCGTTTCATAGATGATGTTTCTCTGCACACGCTAATAAGCTCACTGGCTGCGTGGCATGAAGAGTTTTCTCATGGAGACTTCTGTGAGCTGGTGTTTGATCAATTTTTGGTTCCTCTTGTGTCACACTCAAGCATCTTGCGCCACACTCTTCGTCTACTGTGGTATGTTGTTCCCAAAATGGATCCCCAAAAAGTGGTCAACATTTTGACAATAACACAACCATCAAGTGAG CACAATGAAGCAATCCATGATCTCCATGGCTTGTTGATTGAGCGAGTGGCAAGTTTTAATGCACTAACTCCTAGTTCATCCTCGGTGGACCAGCCATCCTCTGCATCGTCACTTTCGTCATCACACAGTCCTTTGGAGTACATTCAACCTGCCAGTACTTAA
- the LOC136931483 gene encoding protein UXT homolog yields MEDGVDVEEEVKKYEEFINDKLKKDLETVRKNQEEINTKIAEYVQLKSFIKNVKSSEESRSGKDLKTQVDLGCNFYCQARITDPSKILVSVGYGFYIEFTLDEALGFIEKKCSQLSTYSSKLGQDSARIKANIKLVMEGLRELQDLGPVKKPPLSVW; encoded by the coding sequence ATGGAAGATGGAGTTGACGTGGAAGAAGAAGTAAAAAAATACGAAGAATTTATCAATGACAAGTTGAAAAAAGACCTGGAAACTGTACGAAAAAACCAGGAGGAAATAAACACTAAAATTGCAGAGTATGTCCAGTTGAAAAGTTTCATCAAAAACGTAAAAAGCTCCGAGGAATCAAGGTCTGGGAAGGATCTTAAGACTCAAGTTGATCTGGGATGTAACTTTTATTGCCAAGCGCGGATAACAGATCCGTCAAAAATATTAGTCTCTGTAGGTTATGGATTCTATATAGAATTTACTTTGGACGAAGCCCTTGGATTTATAGAGAAAAAGTGTAGCCAATTGTCAACGTACAGTTCGAAATTGGGACAGGACTCAGCACGAATAAAGGCCAACATTAAACTTGTCATGGAAGGACTTCGGGAGTTACAAGATCTTGGTCCAGTGAAAAAACCACCGTTATCTGTATGGTGA
- the LOC136887305 gene encoding uncharacterized protein → MNQLGEKYNIIYTDPSDDQRFTPVSCSNATSKDLNNTRLASQIIFACGSGVFYLVILTFSICGVCFENFARLSSSRGTFFVFFIGALVASINVFTNSDNLDAKLYFRCSLVVFVGMVYILFGALLFFQFREEGAIEQALGEQQPFMGAFVGFLTFPLFVLELVFCLLALGGPNSDSDRQQHIQHSLTILHTILYLLQKPVQLAIYLCLRRKIPREVYRENAQFYFRIISFFNLIEWLDSQVNENADFLLSGINDTSMSCVWLVIYKALIIDYRLLCCLLFLEHSLEIEVIQNQQGDDLGERNVPGRGGLKKCSGIFAGFICLIAPILCGLYSAHKGNIGASAQLSAMLVQIAIIISGSYLLLNNNLEAGENNRESSAVKIMVCCFGALGFLCWITQAAIAGYWAATAHDRKDTRVPDYVAWHSGKFAVRGLSTAFLMYLFTMVNAQAFPRQNRDMENNDFVVPFIMLGVLSTFIETLVDQYVGAIDSTIRCEITDQSLKILLEAGLPMYLGFLIHVFLHFFSIAIKLG, encoded by the exons ATGAACCAGCTTGGAGAGAAGTATAACATTATCTACACAGATCCGTCTGATGACCAAAGATTCACGCCAGTATCCTGCTCGAATGCCACATCGAAAGACCTTAACAACACAAGATTAGCAAGCCAAATTATTTTCGCTTGCGGGTCAGGAGTGTTCTACTTAGTCATTCTAACCTTCAGCATTTGCGGAGTTTGCTTCGAAAATTTTGCCAGATTGTCCTCATCCCGCGGAACATTTTTTGTGTTCTTCATCGGGGCATTGGTTGCTTCTATAAATGTCTTCACGAATTCGGATAATCTGGACGCTAAACTCTATTTCCGTTGTTCCCTCGTAGTCTTCGTTGGAATGGTTTATATTTTATTCGGCGCTCTGCTCTTCTTTCAATTTCGAGAGGAAGGTGCAATTGAGCAAGCTCTGGGTGAGCAGCAGCCCTTTATGGGGGCTTTCGTTGGTTTTCTAACGTTCCCCTTGTTTGTATTAGAGCTTGTGTTTTGTTTATTAGCCCTTGGTGGACCGAATAGCGATTCCGATAGACAGCAGCACATACAACATTCTCTTACTATCCTACACACAATCTTGTATCTCCTTCAAAAGCCTGTTCAACTGGCAATTTATCTCTGTTTACGACGTAAGATTCCTCGCGAGGTATACAGAGAGAATGCCCAGTTTTATTTTCGAATCATTTCCTTCTTCAACTTGATCGAGTGGCTTGACTCTCAGGTAAATGAGAACGCCGATTTCCTGTTAAGTGGAATTAACGACACATCAATGTCTTGCGTTTGGTTAGTCATCTACAAGGCTTTGATCATAGATTATCGCTTGCTGTGTTGTTTACTATTTCTCGAGCATTCTCTTGAAATAGAGGTCATTCAAAATCAACAGGGCGATGATCTTGGCGAGCGAAATGTGCCAGGTAGAGGTGGATTGAAGAAGTGTTCTGGGATTTTTGCCGGTTTCATCTGCCTTATTGCCCCAATACTTTGTGGTCTTTACTCGGCGCACAAGGGTAACATCGGAGCTTCAGCTCAGCTATCTGCTATGCTCGTCCAAATAGCAATAATCATTTCTGGTTCATATTTGCTTCTAAATAACAATTTAGAGGCTGGGGAAAACAACAGGGAATCTTCTGCAGTCAAAATTATG GTGTGTTGTTTTGGTGCTCTTGGTTTCCTTTGTTGGATAACGCAAGCGGCCATTGCTGGCTATTGGGCAGCGACTGCGCATGACAGAAAAGACACCAGAGTCCCAGATTATGTGGCTTGGCACTCTGGAAAATTTGCAGTTCGAGGTCTCTCAACAGCATTTCTAATGTACTTGTTCACGATGGTTAACGCCCAAGCATTCCCACGGCAAAACCGAGACATGGAAaataatgattttgttgtgCCATTTATCATGTTGGGAGTCTTGTCCACCTTCATAGAAACCCTGGTGGATCAGTATGTTGGGGCTATCGATAGCACCATCAG ATGTGAAATTACAGACCAAAGTTTGAAGATTCTGTTGGAGGCCGGCCTTCCAATGTACCTTGGATTTCTCATCCACGTTTTCCTGCACTTTTTTAGTATTGCAATCAAGCTTGGATGA
- the LOC136931482 gene encoding carboxyl-terminal PDZ ligand of neuronal nitric oxide synthase protein-like: MPGKLRRNNYDLVEEAYDSKSPEINEEAFEHGVTFKVKYIGTKDIHKPGSRAEIVSSMRRIRYEEKAYGSKKEKTELTVAVTGIRVIRREEGKRNWIKQHKKKPGYVDAEVMHYPINRIFYVSHDSQDLQIFSFISKEDDVFKCSVFKATSKADAIHIVRTVGQAFDVCHRISLSQAAQNQETTEAETEKTELDDHVKDGDGIMQTEGIDVSPNSKMDLLSEKLDNHPEPSIAPLTIQQLRHIFQQQLDHQRQETQALQAQVTHLTQELSNEKASRQVVQNQLDQVLKQNKELIMTVTQLVEQVQSLQNPMHGHGDSGVSLTLDMDGNKALSGTGTPHSHASSSVNTSPFKEGVLSMADLAKHRLLGEPTFPHIPPPTLTPSPVVSHQSELDALGDSVSSLHSSSTKIASSESFLHNGTLPEGSPGSPLLDFSSSDLEVTHSRHEPFPQQFLQFVFDNSDPSRANSASSVSPAQKNGVGTAKTSSLQRNMTTSAILNGSH, encoded by the exons AG TACATTGGAACGAAGGACATCCACAAACCGGGCAGTAGAGCTGAAATTGTCTCTTCCATGCGGCGTATTCGA TACGAGGAAAAGGCATATGGCAGCAAGAAGGAAAAAACAGAATTAACTGTTGCTGTCACAGGAATAAGGGTCATTCGCAGGGAGGAGGGGAAACGCAATTGGATTAAACAACAT AAAAAGAAACCTGGTTATGTGGATGCAGAAGTTATGCACTATCCAATAAATAG AATCTTTTATGTTTCACACGATTCCCAGGATTTGCAAATCTTCAGTTTCATTTCCAAAGAGGATGATGTTTTTAAATGCAGTGTATTCAAAGCCACTAGTAAG GCTGATGCAATTCATATTGTAAGGACAGTGGGTCAGGCTTTTGATGTGTGTCATCGGATATCATTAAGTCAAGCTGCCCAGAACCAAGAAACTACTGAAGCTGAGACAGAAAAAACAG AACTTGATGACCATGTGAAAGATGGTGATGGTATAATGCAGACAGAGGGGATTGATGTATCTCCTAACAGTAAG atGGATTTGTTATCTGAGAAGCTGGATAATCATCCCGAACCTAGCATTGCACCCTTAACAATACAGCAGCTGCGCCACATTTTTCAGCAACAGCTTGACCATCAACGACAAGAAACACAGGCTTTACAGGCACAGGTCACCCATCTAACTCAAGAACTTAGTAATGAGAAGGCGTCACGACAAGTTGTACAG AATCAACTGGATCAAGTACtcaagcaaaacaaagaattgaTAATGACAGTAACTCAACTTGTTGAACAAGTTCAGTCGCTACAGAATCCAATGCATGGGCATGGTGATTCAGGTGTCAGTTTAACGTTGGATATGGATGGGAACAAAGCTTTGTCAGGAACAGGCACACCCCATTCACATGCATCATCCTCAGTGAATACCTCTCCATTCAAGGAAGGAGTCCTTTCAATGGCTGATCTGGCAAAGCATCGTCTGCTGGGTGAGCCCACGTTCCCTCACATTCCCCCTCCCACCTTGACACCCAGCCCAGTTGTGTCGCACCAAAGTGAATTGGATGCTCTAGGTGACAGTGTTTCATCACTGCATTCCAGTAGCACAAAAATTGCAAGCTCAGAATCATTTTTGCATAATGGCACATTACCAGAAGGAAGTCCGGGGTCTCCTCTTCTGGATTTCAGCTCTTCTGATCTTGAGGTGACTCACTCCAGACATGAACCCTTTCCACAGCAGTTTCTACAGTTTGTCTTTGATAACTCAGACCCTTCTAGAGCAAACTCTGCAAGCAGTGTCAGCCCAGCACAAAAAAATGGAGTTGGTACAGCAAAAACATCTTCACTGCAAAGAAACATGACCACATCAGCTATTTTAAATGGTTCACATTGA